One stretch of Podospora pseudoanserina strain CBS 124.78 chromosome 4, whole genome shotgun sequence DNA includes these proteins:
- a CDS encoding hypothetical protein (EggNog:ENOG503NUGF; antiSMASH:Cluster_6; COG:Q): protein MASNPPAKCCTIGVKHEGETTGQSIKVANKHDAYLATPTADKAHRGAGILLIPDVIGIWKNSKLIADQFAANGYLTLLIDVFNGDALPLNRSGPFDFNAWLTKGSDGNNPHTKEAVDPIVEDAIKALKEEYGVEKLGAVGYCFGAKYVVRHYKDGIKVGYAAHPSFVEEDELAAIQGPFSIAAAETDSIFPAEKRHRSEEILQKTGQPYQINLYSGVEHGFAVRGDPNKKATRYAKEQAFLQAVTWFDNYLL, encoded by the exons ATGGCGTCCAATCCTCCCGCGAAATGCTGCACCATTGGTGTCAAGCACGA AGGTGAAACCACAGGCCAATCCATCAAAGTAGCCAACAAGCATGACGCCTACCTCGCGACGCCCACCGCCGACAAGGCCCACAGGGGTGCTGGCATCCTCCTTATCCCCGACGTCATCGGTATTTGGAAAAACAGCAAGTTGATCGCCGACCAGTTTGCTGCCAATGGATACTTGACCTTGTTGATCGACGTGTTCAATGGCGACGCGCTGCCCCTGAACCGCTCAGGGCCCTTTGACTTCAACGCGTGGTTGACCAAGGGCTCTGATGGAAACAACCCTCACACAAAGGAGGCTGTCGATCCTATTGTTGAAGATGCGATCAAGGCACTCAAGGAAGAATACGGGGTGGAGAAGCTGGGGGCTGTTGGGTATTGCTTCGGTGCCAAG TATGTCGTCAGACATTACAAGGATGGCATCAAGGTCGGTTATGCTGCCCACCCCTCgtttgtcgaggaggacgagttGGCTGCTATTCAGGGCCCTTTCAGCATTGCTGCGGCCGAAACTGACTCCATCTTCCCTGCCGAGAAGCGCCACAGGAGCGAGGAGATTCTGCAAAAGACTGGTCAACCGTACCAGATCAACCTCTACTCTGGCGTTGAACATGGCTTTGCTGTCAGAGGGGACCCGAACAAGAAGGCGACGAGGTATGCCAAGGAGCAGGCCTTCTTGCAGGCGGTCACCTGGTTTGACAACTATTTGCTCTAG
- a CDS encoding hypothetical protein (SMCOG1089:methyltransferase; EggNog:ENOG503NUA9; COG:S; antiSMASH:Cluster_6), with protein MHVDQKEYLPARIPVCCTCKSRPRKHPIGQDLGNTQVVCICLSCVPNKGNLLTNRILSDSLQGLFTTSQTNSSGGHGRGLHTIGNRNGSFLPSGSCSTPTVAPKPRCWREKRPSFQSISSSTSHVTQPVVPFAFPSHSRPRRRLFRRLDRPPAHSTPTPYNHIAASRLKSPTGTSHYTNTPLCSQRIRSAITAEMGSSKPPSSPAAPSSPPAAAAEAGTHGEEAAPIIVDPEFETEVQGDGDSAIGYAESSTASLSSSILQYREIHGRTYQNFKEAEYWAPNDDKQNDGLDLHHHMMYLIHNNSLFRSPVEDPDAVLDVGTGTGIWALDCADQFPAAEVIGTDLSPIQPTWTPPNCRFELDDASLDWTFSADKFDLVHLRFLIGSIEDWPKLYRQAYRCLKPGGWLEHTDFTIRIASDDGSIPIEDPKHPYAIWNRIFAEAGEKIGRTFLVSDKGKNAEWMKEAGFPGPFNVEHYKLPLGTWPKDKKWKEVGAFNKQSCLEGLEGYVLYLAVKILGWKFEEVQVLCSKMRSALANPNYHAYYGCSTVWTQKPLDEQAVGDAEA; from the exons ATGCACGTGGACCAAAAGGAATACCTACCTGCGCGCATACCAGTTTGCTGCACCTGCAAGTCGAGGCCGCGAAAGCATCCTATTGGACAAGACTTGGGCAATACACAAGTAGTCTGCATCTGCTTGTCTTGCGTCCCGAATAAGGGAAACCTCCTGACAAATCGCATCCTGTCGGACTCGCTGCAAGGATTGTTCACCACATCACAAACCAACTCCAGCGGGGGTCACGGCAGGGGTCTTCACACTATCGGAAATCGGAACGGATCATTCCTCCCTTCTGGAAGCTGTAGCACACCCACTGTCGCTCCGAAACCCCGCTGCTGGCGAGAGAAAAGGCCGTCTTTTCAATCCATCTCGTCGTCGACTTCTCACGTTACACAACCTGTCGTCCCGTTCGCGTTTCCGAGCCATTCCCGCCCGCGCCGCCGCCTCTTCCGCAGGCTTGATCGTCCCCCGGCCCACTCCACACCAACGCCGTACAACCACATCGCCGCATCTCGTCTAAAAAGTCCGACTGGCACCTCACATTACACAAATACGCCTCTGTGCTCCCAACGGATTCGGAGTGCCATTACCGCCGAGATGGGGTCTTCTAAGCCGCCATCTTCGCCCGCTGCTCCTTCGAGCCCACCGGCGGCAGCCGCCGAAGCGGGCACGCACGGAGAGGAGGCCGCGCCCATCATTGTG GATCCCGAGTTTGAAACCGAGGTTCAAGGTGATGGTGACTCTGCCATTGGATA TGCCGAATCTTCCACCGCGTCTCTCAGCTCTTCCATCTTGCAGTACCGTGAGATTCATGGACGCACATATCAGAATttcaaggaggccgagtaCTGGGCACCTAATGATGACAAGCAAAATGATGGGTTGGACTTGCA CCACCACATGATGTATCTGATCCACAACAACTCGCTTTTCCGGTCACCAGTTGAAGACCCAGATGCTGTTCTTGACGTGGGCACCGGAACCGGTATTTGGGCCTT GGACTGCGCGGACCAATTTCCCGCCGCCGAAGTCATCGGCACTGATCTTTCTCCCATCCAG CCAACATGGACGCCCCCCAACTGCCGTTTCGAGCTTGATGACGCCTCCTTGGACTGGACCTTCTCCGCTGACAAGTTCGACCTCGTTCACCTCCGCTTCCTCATCGGCTCCATCGAAGACTGGCCCAAACTCTACCGCCAAGCCTACCGCTGCCTCAAGCCCGGCGGCTGGCTCGAGCACACCGACTTCACCATCCGCATCGCCTCCGACGACGGCTCCATCCCCATCGAGGATCCAAAACACCCTTACGCCATCTGGAACAGGATTTTTGCCGAAGCTGGTGAGAAAATCGGCCGCACCTTTTTGGTGTCCGACAAGGGCAAGAATGCCGAGTGGATGAAAGAAGCAGGCTTTCCTGGGCCGTTCAACGTCGAGCATTACAAGTTGCCCTTGGGGACATGGCCAAAGGACAAGAAATGGAAAGAGGTCGGAGCCTTTAACAAGCAAAGCTGCTTGGAAGGGCTGGAGGGGTATGTTCTTTACCTTGCGGTGAAGATCTTGGGGTGgaagtttgaggaggtgcagGTTTTGTGCAGCAAGATGAGGAGCGCGTTGGCCAACCCCAACTATCATGCCTATTATGGGTG CTCAACGGTATGGACACAAAAGCCGCTTGATGAGCAAGCTGTTGGCGACGCGGAAGCCTAG
- a CDS encoding hypothetical protein (antiSMASH:Cluster_6; EggNog:ENOG503NXRB; SMCOG1034:cytochrome P450; COG:Q) — MAILDRISLGTYPFIAWPTWLAGATIMILLSTVLYNLLLHPLRSLPGPKLWAATPIPYTRAWLSGRMSSNIHRLHEKYGDVIRVAPNRVSFAHPDAYNAIRGHRKAGQPEHGKDPVFYKMSMHNILGANREDHSRFRKILSHGFSAKAMQDQQPLITQYIDLLMDRLQELTKGGREETVTDMGAWFNFTTFDIIGDLSFGAPFGCLESSSYHPWVTAILKGVKEFAMLLVMNWFFPSFSSVVKVLTPWHHPAKHTNEQAEFARVQVVKRLNSGVERPDFVQALTNGSKANNRRPLTIEEMAMNARLLILAGSETTATALSATTYYLATYPRVQTRLAEEVRGQFKSEDEINFFSVNRLTYMLAVLDEAMRLFPPVPANLPRKAAKGGDVILGWQIPENTGLEIWPWAVNHLSRNFTEPDKFIPERWLGGDSFEGIVFDKSRHSALQPFSVGPRNCIGKNLAYVEMRVILARFIWNFDLALADEKSQMFPKAKSFGLWVKKPLNIRLIPVRHVSK, encoded by the exons ATGGCAATTCTTGACAGAATTTCTCTCGGGACGTATCCATTCATTGCTTGGCCAACATGGCTTGCTGGGGCG ACTATCATGATACTATTATCTACAGTCCTCTacaacctgctcctccatcctcttcgaTCTCTTCCCGGTCCAAAGCTTTGGGCGGCGACGCCGATACCATACACCCGAGCATGGCTTTCAGGACGAATGTCGAGTAACATTCACCGATTGCACGAGAAATACGGCGACGTCATCCGCGTTGCACCAAATCGTGTCTCCTTTGCACATCCCGACGCTTACAATGCCATTCGAGGCCACCGCAAGGCTGGTCAACCAGAACACGGAAAGGACCCTGTTTTCTACAAGATGTCGATGCACAACATCTTGGGCGCGAACCGTGAGGATCACAGCCGCTTCCGTAAGATCCTGAGCCACGGATTCTCAGCAAAAGCGATGCAGGACCAGCAACCCCTTATCACGCAGTACATCGACCTGCTGATGGATCGTCTGCAGGAATTGACTAagggaggacgagaagagaCCGTTACGGACATGGGCGCCTGGTTCAACTTTACAACCTTTGATATCATTGGTGACCTGTCGTTCGGTGCTCCGTTTGGTTGCTTGGAGAGCAGTTCATACCACCCCTGGGTCACGGCCATCCTCAAGGGCGTCAAGGAATTCGCCATGTTGCTGGTTATGAACTGGTTTTTCCCCAGTTTTTCCAGCGTCGTCAAGGTTCTGACCCCTTGGCACCACCCAGCAAAGCATACCAATGAACAGGCTGAATTCGCCCGCGTCCAGGTGGTCAAGCGACTCAACTCTGGTGTTGAAAGACCGGACTTCGTTCAGGCCCTGACCAACGGATCCAAGGCCAACAACAGAAGACCCTTGACAATAGAAGAGATGGCAATGAACGCAAGGCTGTTAATTCTGGCAGGAAGCGAAACCACGGCTACTGCGCTGTCGGCAACAACATATTACCTGGCGACATACCCCCGCGTTCAGACAAGGCTGGCAGAGGAGGTCAGGGGTCAGTTCAAAAGCGAAGATGAGATCAACTTCTTCAGTGTCAACAGATTGACATATATGCTTGCCGTTTTGGACGAAGCAATGAGATTATTCCCGCCTGTACCGGCCAATCTTCCACGCAAGGCGGCCAAAGGTGGGGACGTGATTCTGGGATGGCAAATTCCAGAGAAT ACCGGCCTCGAGATCTGGCCATGGGCTGTGAACCACCTTTCCCGCAACTTCACTGAGCCCGACAAGTTCATCCCCGAGCGTTGGCTTGGAGGAGATAGCTTTGAAGGCATAGTGTTCGACAAGAGTAGACACAGTGCACTGCAGCCATTTTCAGTTGGCCCACGAAACTGCATTGGCAAAAA TTTGGCATACGTCGAAATGCGGGTCATCTTAGCAAGGTTCATCTGGAACTTTGACTTGGCTCTGGCCGACGAAAAGTCACAAATGTTTCCGAAGGCAAAGTCTTTTGGTCTCTGGGTCAAGAAGCCGCTGAACATTCGGCTCATCCCTGTTAGACATGTGTCCAAATGA
- a CDS encoding hypothetical protein (antiSMASH:Cluster_6; SMCOG1034:cytochrome P450; EggNog:ENOG503NUFV; COG:Q), which translates to MLADRLLDNIILAKCQLAIADVGINNVVLGLLTVAVIAVAVDYAHMLHLRSKMPPGPFPLPVVGNTFSLPDNKPWIYFEELSKRYNTPLITYWIGRQVPRNPTLWINEAWCAHEIFEKKAQIYTSRPRMIVFGELGSGQSNLVTMQIRNQEERERWRIHRKLMHIGVGVQSVRGYRAIQNNESKIIALDFLREPKEYVKHLERYATSVVSIIAFGRRVASYNDPIITEVIALMQLAADLNVPGKSFPMLLETFPILAKFPRFMPWFKGLGSRNSKGGHYFFYTLAEEAIEQYNQKSPSEQASMPTPYVKTLFEEADKYKLPVAELSGLTGNLFGAGADTSSSTLVSFILACCAFPETVKKAQEELDRVIGPNRSPHWDDSPNLSYINAFVREVLRWRSVAIIGGQPHSPTQDDTYNGWLIPKGSWIQGNVWAIHHHEREFPDPDRFYPDRYLEGNDYKRPFPNDKGYMTFGWGRRVCSGQALAEQGTWISVARLLWGFNIRKARDPTTGKEIDVDIFAFTNGLNMRPQPFPCEIVPRSQEIKEAIEREGRQALQDLKIHDGESQYRMSTFYQQQKKKVAQEPIIDEKGNVRFVKVGQ; encoded by the exons ATGCTCGCAGACAGGCTTTTGGACAATATCATATTGGCCAAGTGCCAGTTGGCCATTGCCGACGTCGGTATTAACAATGTCGTCCTCGGGTTGTTGACCGTCGCAGTCATTGCTGTTGCAGTCGACTACGCGCACATGCTCCATCTGAGATCAAAGATGCCACCTGGGCCCTTCCCGCTACCCGTTGTTGGCAACACATTCTCGCTCCCAGACAACAAGCCATGGATCTACTTTGAGGAGCTGTCCAAGAGATACAACACACCACTTATCACATACTGGATTGGGCGGcaagtacctag GAATCCCACACTTTGGATCAACGAAGCTTGGTGTGCCCATGAGATatttgagaagaaggctcaAATCTACACTTCAAGACCTCGGATGATTGTTTTTGGAGAGCTAGGTTCGGGTCAGTCAAACCTGGTGACGATGCAAATTCGCAACCAAGAGGAGCGCGAGCGATGGCGAATTCACCGCAAGCTGATGCACATTGGAGTTGGCGTGCAGTCGGTTCGGGGGTATCGCGCTATCCAGAACAATGAAAGTAAAATCATTGCCTTGGACTTTCTGAGGGAGCCCAAGGAGTACGTCAAGCACCTGGAGAGGTATGCCACGAGCGTCGTGTCTATCATTGCGTTTGGGCGAAGGGTTGCCAGCTACAatgaccccatcatcacgGAAGTTATTGCCTTGATGCAGCTGGCAGCTGATCTCAACGTTCCCGGCAAGTCTTTCCCCATGCTGCTCGAGACGTTTCCTA TCCTTGCCAAGTTTCCGCGATTCATGCCGTGGTTCAAGGGACTCGGAAGCCGTAACTCAAAAGGCGGTCACTACTTCTTCTACAcgctggccgaggaggctATCGAGCAGTACAACCAAAAGTCCCCTTCGGAACAAGCCAGCATGCCTACGCCCTATGTCAAGACTCTGTTCGAAGAAGCTGATAAGTACAAGTTGCCAGTCGCCGAGCTCTCCGGTTTGACCGGAAACCTCTTTGGTGCCGGGGCCGACACATCCTCAAGCACACTTGTCAGCTTTATCTTGGCATGCTGCGCGTTTCCAGAGACTGTGAAGAAGGCCCAGGAAGAGCTCGACCGCGTGATCGGGCCGAATCGCTCACCACACTGGGACGACTCACCAAACCTGTCTTACATCAACGCCTTTGTACGAGAAGTGCTTCGCTGGAGAAGCGTAGCTATCATTGGTGGCCAACCTCATTCACCCACCCAAGATGACACCTACAACGGCTGGCTCATACCCAAGGGTTCCTGGATCCAAGGCAACGTCTGGGCCATCCACCATCATGAGAGAGAATTTCCAGACCCGGACCGTTTCTACCCCGACCGATATCTGGAGGGCAATGATTACAAGCGCCCGTTCCCTAATGACAAAGGCTACATGACCTTTGGCTGGGGGAGGCGTGTGTGCAGCGGACAAGCACTCGCGGAACAGGGAACATGGATCAGTGTTGCTCGACTGTTATGGGGGTTCAACATCCGTAAAGCTCGTGACCCCACGACAGGCAAGGAGATCGATGTGGACATCTTTGCCTTCACCAACGGTCTGAACATGCGGCCCCAGCCGTTCCCCTGCGAGATCGTGCCAAGGAGCcaggagatcaaggaagcTATCGAGCGGGAGGGGCGGCAAGCGTTGCAAGATCTCAAAATCCATGACGGGGAGAGCCAATACAGGATGAGCACGTTCtaccagcaacaaaagaaaaaggtggCTCAGGAGCCCATCATCGATGAGAAGGGCAACGTCAGGTTTGTCAAGGTCGGGCAGTGA
- a CDS encoding hypothetical protein (EggNog:ENOG503NXGC; antiSMASH:Cluster_7; COG:C) — translation MAPTPTGINVIIVGAGFGGLTAAIECHRQGHNVTIYENFPALKTLGDIISFGANGGRIFARWADGAIARKLRSLCIDLTDYGFRIHKYDTGEVVYHQPTPPQREEAPVFNGHRGELHEVVFNYARDELGIPIHLGQHVDEYFETEDKAGIVLKSGERVEADIVIGADGVRSKARELVLGYVDKPKSSGYAVWRAWFSNKDMIADPRTKEFCENGDTFNGWIGPDVHFLFSTIKGGKDCCWVLTHKDEHDIDESWSFPGKLEDVYRVLEGWDPVCKAIVEKTPSLVDWKLVYRDPLPTWVSKHARILLLGDAAHPFLPTSAQGATQAMEDGVTIAVALKRGGKDGVPAAVRAHQELRYERVRAVQKTGESTRDRWHKTDWETVKQNPKSIEFPREDWIHGFDAEKYAEDNYDEAIKKLAIKQEPEEETALLAAVPPAVVV, via the exons ATGGCCCCCACGCCCACCGGCATCAACGTGATAATTGTCGGCGCCGGCTTCGGTGGCCTTACAGCAGCAATCGAGTGCCACCGACAAGGCCACAACGTCACCATCTATGAGAACTTCCCCGCTCTCAAGACACTCGGCGACATCATCTCCTTTGGTGCCAACGGCGGGCGTATCTTTGCCCGCTGGGCCGACGGCGCCATTGCCAGAAAGCTCCGTTCCCTCTGCATCGACCTCACAGACTACGGCTTCCGCATTCACAAGTACGACACGGGCGAGGTAGTCtaccaccaacccactccACCCCAGCGCGAGGAGGCGCCCGTCTTCAATGGCCACCGCGGCGAGCTGCATGAGGTGGTGTTCAACTACGCCAGGGACGAACTCGGCATCCCGATCCACCTCGGCCAACACGTCGATGAGTACTTTGAAACCGAGGACAAGGCCGGAATCGTGCTCAAATCTGGAGAGCGGGTCGAGGCCGACATTGTCATTGGGGCTGATGGCGTCAGATCAAAGGCGAGGGAGCTTGTTCTTGGGTACGTAGACAAGCCCAAGAGCAGCGGCTATGCTGTCTGGCGGGCGTGGTTCTCTAACAAGGACATGATTGCCGACCCACGCACCAAGGAGTTTTGTGAGAATGGGGATACCTTCAACGGCTGGATCGGGCCCGACGTGCACTTCCTCTTCAGCACAATCAAGGGCGGCAAGGATTGCTGTTGGGTGCTCACCCACAAAGATGAGCACGACATCGATGAGTCATGGTCTTTCCCGGGCAAGCTGGAGGACGTGTAcagggttttggaggggtgggatcCCGTCTGCAAGGCCATCGTGGAGAAGACCCCGAGCTTGGTGGACTGGAAGTTGGTCTACCGAGACCCCCTGCCCACCTGGGTGAGCAAGCACGCGCGAATTCTGCTCTTGGGTGACGCTGCCCACCCATTCTTGCCTACCAGTGCCCAGGGAGCCACTCAAGCgatggaggatggtgtcACGATTGCCGTGGCCTTGAAGCGCGGGGGGAAGGATGGTGTCCCAGCTGCAGTGAGGGCTCACCAAGAGCTCAG ATATGAACGCGTTAGAGCTGTGCAAAAGACTGGCGAGTCCACTCGCGACAGATGGCACAAGACGGACTGGGAAACTGTTAAACAAAACCCGAAGAGCATTGAGTTCCCACGAGAGGACTGGATCCATGGCTTTGACGCTGAAAAGTACGCCGAGGATAATTACGACGAGGcgatcaagaagctggcaATTAAGCAGgagccagaggaggaaaCCGCTCTGTTGGCAGCTGTGCCTCCAGCTGTAGTGGTTTAG
- a CDS encoding hypothetical protein (COG:E; EggNog:ENOG503NX1X; antiSMASH:Cluster_7) — MAFSTSPIRPRMLIDGELVEASDGKTFSVYNPATREVSGEVPEATADDTNRAVAAAKAAFPAWSALGPAKRAVYLKKLAALIREHRDEIAKLDAVAMGMPVSTHFFAESAAGQYDHYAEAWPHIQGQASVNTPGHVTMTLRQPFGVVALIIPWNVPVHFFASKSAPALITGNTVVLKTSEKAPLAVARIAKLVKEAGFPPGVFNVLSGHGIPSGQILSRHMDVRALSFTGSSRTGKLIQEEAARTNLKKVILELGGKSPAIIFDDANLEKAVAQTRWSMQFNSGQVCMANSRIYVQSTIAEKFVEQFKVSYSSSVKSGNPLDKETNHGPQADELQYKHVLSYINSAKDSGATLALGGSGKLETSNGYFIEPTIFLNTPEEAKITKEEVFGPVVIINTFETEKEAIAKANDTEFGLYASVFTKDISRAMRVVQALESGYVGINTTSPNTAYDLPFGGYKGSGQGREGALCSMDNFLEVKSVIMALEEE, encoded by the exons ATGGCATTTAGCACCAGTCCCATCCGGCCACGGATGTTGATAGATGGAGAG CTCGTTGAAGCCTCGGATGGCAAGACATTTTCCGTTTACAATCCCGCCACTAGAGAAGTGTCAGGAGAAG TTCCTGAAGCTACCGCAGATGACACCAATAGAGCGGTGGCTGCAGCCAAAGCAGCCTTCCCCGCTTGGTCAGCGCTGGGTCCAGCAAAACGTGCTGTTTACCTGAAGAAGCTCGCCGCTCTTATCCGGGAGCACAGAGATGAAATTGCCAAGCTGGACGCTGTGGCGATGGGGATGCCCGTTTCTACCCACTTCTTCGCCGAATCTGCAGCCGGGCAATATGACCACTACGCCGAGGCCTGGCCCCATATTCAGGGCCAGGCCAGTGTCAACACCCCTGGTCATGTCACCATGACGCTTCGCCAGCCATTCGGGGTGGTAGCTCTCATCATTCCGTGGAATGTGCCAGTGCACTTTTTTGCGTCCAAGTCAGCGCCAGCGCTGATAACTGGAAACACGGTTGTTCTCAAAACTTCGGAGAAGGCGCCTCTGGCAGTTGCTCGAATCGCCAAGCTCGTCAAAGAAGCAGGCTTCCCGCCGGGGGTTTTCAATGTTCTCTCCGGTCACGGCATCCCCTCTGGTCAGATCCTGTCCCGCCACATGGACGTCAGGGCACTGAGCTTTACAGGCTCGAGCCGTACGGGAAAGCTCatccaggaggaggcggcgcgAACAAATCTTAAGAAGGTCATTCTCGAGCTTGGAGGCAAGTCAcccgccatcatcttcgACGACGCAAACCTCGAGAAGGCGGTTGCCCAGACCCGCTGGAGCATGCAGTTCAACTCTGGGCAGGTTTGCATGGCCAATTCCCGCATCTACGTACAGTCAACCATCGCCGAGAAATTCGTCGAGCAGTTCAAAGTTAGCTACAGCTCGAGCGTCAAGTCAGGCAACCCTTTGGACAAAGAGACGAATCATGGCCCCCAGGCAGATGAGCTTCAGTACAAGCATGTGCTTTCTTACATCAACTCGGCGAAAGACTCGGGCGCCACTCTCGCTCTTGGGGGGTCTGGAAAGTTGGAGACCTCGAATGGATACTTTATCGAACCGACCATCTTCCTGAATACCCCAGAGGAGGCTAAAATAACCAAGGAAGAGGTGTTTGGGCCAGTGGTTATCATCAACACCTTTGAGaccgagaaggaggccatTGCCAAGGCGAATGATACCGAGTTTGGGTTGTATGCCTCGGTCTTCACCAAGGACATCAGCAGAGCCATGAGAGTCGTACAAGCGCTGGAGAGTGGATATGTgggcatcaacaccaccagcccgaATACTGCATATGACCTACCTTTTGGTGGGTACAAGGGAAGTGGACAGGGGCGCGAGGGGGCACTGTGCAGCATGGACAACTTTCTGGAGGTGAAGAGCGTTATCATGGCCTTGGAAGAAGAGTGA